The Parabacteroides sp. AD58 genome includes a window with the following:
- the uxaC gene encoding glucuronate isomerase, producing MESFINKDFMLTNESARELYHDSAESLPIIDYHCHLDPKLIAENHGFKNLTEVWLGGDHYKWRAMRGNGIAEEYITGNRSDYEKFEKWAETVPYTMRNPLYHWTHLELSRVFGIDTLLKPQTARDIYETCTALLQTDDFRTQALLKRFRVEVVCTTDDPIDSLEYHRYIQEHPFGTHVYPAWRPDKVLAVENPVSYRAYVEKLGQAADMEIRSYTDLLTALRKRHDYFTSLGCRLSDHGLDNFYADDYTEADVQQIFKKVMDGKLLDETEIRRFRSAMLFELAVMDWEKGWTQQYHISVVRNSSTRMFQALGPDTGFDAIMEVNCSVVGHRFFNRLDQVGKLTKTILYSLNPKDNEVLATLAYTYNDGIIPGKMQLGSGWWFLDQEDGMRKQMNALSAMGLLSRFVGMLTDSRSFLSYPRHEYFRRILCNLIGEDIEAGKLPRSEMDFLKQMVADISYYNAKRYFNF from the coding sequence ATGGAGAGTTTTATCAATAAAGATTTTATGCTGACGAATGAGTCGGCCCGCGAGTTATATCATGACAGTGCAGAGTCATTGCCCATCATCGACTATCATTGTCATCTGGACCCGAAACTGATTGCCGAAAATCATGGCTTTAAGAACCTGACGGAAGTCTGGCTGGGTGGCGATCACTACAAATGGAGGGCCATGCGCGGCAATGGCATAGCGGAAGAATATATCACCGGAAACAGAAGTGATTATGAGAAGTTCGAGAAATGGGCGGAAACAGTGCCCTACACCATGCGGAATCCTTTATACCATTGGACTCATCTGGAATTGAGCCGGGTGTTCGGTATTGATACTCTCTTGAAGCCGCAGACGGCCCGTGATATTTATGAGACTTGTACAGCCCTGTTGCAGACCGACGATTTCCGTACCCAGGCGCTGTTGAAACGCTTCCGGGTGGAAGTGGTTTGTACAACGGATGATCCGATAGACTCATTGGAATATCACCGCTATATACAGGAGCATCCTTTTGGTACTCATGTATATCCGGCCTGGCGTCCGGACAAGGTGCTGGCGGTGGAAAATCCGGTTTCGTATCGGGCTTATGTGGAAAAATTGGGACAGGCAGCCGATATGGAGATCCGTTCATACACGGATTTGTTGACGGCCTTGCGGAAGCGGCACGATTATTTCACCTCTTTGGGCTGCCGCCTTTCGGATCATGGCCTGGATAATTTCTATGCCGATGATTATACAGAAGCCGATGTGCAGCAGATCTTCAAGAAGGTGATGGACGGAAAGTTACTGGATGAAACGGAGATCCGCCGTTTCCGGAGTGCCATGCTGTTTGAACTGGCTGTCATGGACTGGGAAAAAGGATGGACCCAGCAGTATCATATCAGTGTGGTCCGGAACAGTTCCACCCGTATGTTTCAGGCTTTGGGACCGGATACGGGGTTTGATGCCATCATGGAAGTGAATTGTTCGGTCGTCGGACACCGTTTCTTTAACCGGTTGGACCAGGTCGGGAAGCTGACAAAGACCATTCTGTACAGCTTGAATCCGAAGGATAATGAGGTATTGGCTACCTTGGCTTATACGTATAACGACGGAATCATCCCGGGAAAGATGCAGTTGGGCTCGGGCTGGTGGTTCCTCGATCAGGAAGACGGCATGCGGAAACAGATGAATGCCCTCTCGGCCATGGGCCTGCTGAGCCGTTTTGTGGGAATGCTGACAGACTCGCGCAGCTTCCTTTCCTATCCGCGCCATGAATATTTCCGCCGCATCCTGTGTAACCTGATCGGTGAAGACATCGAGGCCGGGAAGTTGCCGCGGAGTGAGATGGATTTTCTGAAACAGATGGTGGCCGATATTTCTTATTATAATGCAAAACGATATTTTAACTTTTAA
- a CDS encoding alpha-amylase family protein — protein MKIRKVFIAALSVLSGLFSCPLSVFGQQTTLPKDKQNGAILHAFCWSFQTIKDNMKQIADAGFTMVQTSPANKCFVGDDGGLEIFGKGKWYYHYQPVEWTIGNYQLGTKADFIAMTAEARKYGITVLVDVLPNHTAFDTTAVSQQFIDAVGGHDQLYHANGLKPIEDYNDRLQCTTQGVGGLPDVNTENPLFQYYYMKYVNELIACGAGGFRYDTAKHIGLPSDPKDEKSPRNNFWEVATGREAVNGLRLDTSKELFIYGEVLQGKDVKEKEYSKYIGLTASNYGGELRKALENRSFTGVDLESWHHPANPKQLITWVESHDTYCNAGESAGLTDAQIRCGWAIVAARASGVPLFLSRPAGSSPENRWGNNQIGPRGNDNFFHPEVVAANKFRQHMIGEKETLYYSADGKVMEVARGKKGAALINLGEAGDISIKTCLPDGSYTDAVHKAPFTVQKGVLKGHADGMSSYILEVQ, from the coding sequence ATGAAGATCAGAAAAGTTTTTATTGCGGCACTGTCAGTGCTTTCGGGCTTGTTTTCTTGTCCGCTGTCAGTATTCGGCCAGCAGACCACTTTGCCGAAGGATAAGCAGAACGGGGCGATCCTGCACGCGTTTTGCTGGTCGTTCCAGACCATTAAGGATAATATGAAGCAGATTGCGGATGCGGGGTTTACAATGGTGCAGACTTCGCCGGCCAATAAATGTTTTGTGGGCGACGACGGCGGTTTGGAAATCTTCGGAAAAGGAAAATGGTATTATCATTATCAGCCGGTGGAATGGACCATCGGGAACTATCAGCTGGGGACGAAAGCCGATTTTATTGCCATGACTGCCGAGGCGCGGAAATATGGAATTACGGTACTGGTGGATGTCTTGCCGAATCATACGGCCTTCGATACAACGGCTGTTTCCCAGCAGTTCATTGATGCCGTGGGCGGACATGACCAATTATATCATGCCAACGGATTGAAGCCGATAGAGGATTATAATGACCGATTGCAATGCACAACACAGGGTGTCGGTGGATTGCCCGATGTAAATACGGAGAATCCGCTGTTCCAGTATTATTATATGAAATATGTGAATGAGCTGATTGCCTGCGGAGCCGGCGGATTCCGGTATGACACCGCCAAACATATCGGCTTGCCTTCCGATCCGAAGGATGAGAAATCTCCCCGGAATAACTTTTGGGAAGTCGCTACAGGCCGGGAAGCTGTAAACGGTTTGCGTCTGGATACATCCAAAGAGCTTTTCATCTATGGAGAAGTTTTGCAGGGCAAGGACGTGAAGGAAAAAGAATATTCCAAATACATCGGACTGACCGCCAGCAATTATGGCGGAGAGCTGCGGAAGGCGTTGGAGAACAGAAGTTTCACGGGAGTGGATCTGGAGTCCTGGCATCATCCGGCCAATCCGAAGCAACTGATTACCTGGGTGGAAAGTCATGACACCTATTGCAATGCCGGCGAATCGGCTGGTCTGACAGACGCGCAGATCCGCTGTGGCTGGGCGATCGTGGCTGCCCGTGCTTCGGGTGTTCCTTTGTTCTTGAGCCGCCCGGCGGGTTCGTCACCCGAGAATCGTTGGGGAAACAATCAGATTGGTCCGCGTGGAAATGATAATTTCTTCCATCCGGAAGTGGTTGCGGCCAATAAATTCCGCCAGCACATGATAGGTGAAAAGGAAACTTTGTATTACTCGGCAGATGGCAAGGTCATGGAAGTGGCCCGGGGTAAAAAAGGAGCGGCCCTGATCAATTTGGGCGAAGCAGGCGATATTTCCATCAAGACCTGTCTGCCCGATGGCTCTTACACAGATGCTGTGCACAAGGCTCCTTTTACAGTACAGAAAGGCGTGTTGAAAGGGCATGCCGACGGAATGTCTTCCTATATTTTGGAAGTACAATAA